The Gloeomargarita lithophora Alchichica-D10 genomic sequence CGGTTTTGCCCCGCCACCGGGTTGTCAAATTGCTGTTCCAAAAGGGCTTTGATCTGCGCCCCGGTGAGGGTCATGGTCACCAAATTATTGCCAAAGGGTTGCACCGCAAAGGCTTGCCCGTAGGTCACATTCCCCGGCGGCACATAGGTCAACTCCGCCCGGATTCCCCCCGGATTCATCAACGCCACCACCGCCCCGCCCTGATCCGGCGCCCGGGTAGCAGACAACTGGGCATCGGCAATCAGATTTCCCAGGGGCATTTCCCCGCTGGGGCTGGCTGTGCGCAAAAAATCCGCCGTAATTTGCCCAATCACCCGGTTCGCCAGGGGGTCGGCCAGGGCTTTGTATTGGTCAATCAAACGGGTGAGCGCATTATTTTTCGGCACATCCTGGGTAACGATGAGATTATTCGCCTGAATCGTGCGTACATCTTTTGTCCTGCGGTCAAGGGTGAGATTAATGTCCGTAACTAAACGCCCAAAGGAAGCGGCACTGGTCACCGCCCGCCCTTCTACTACGCAATTATAGGCTTGATGGGTGTGGCCGGTGATGAATAAATCCACCTCCGGATGGGTGCGCTTCACAATCTCCACAATCGCCCCGGAAATACTGGGACATTCGTTAAAACCACCCGTGGGCAGGCCGCCCTCATGCACCAGTACTACAATCGCTTTAATCCCCTGTTTTTGTAATTCCGGCACCAGGGCATTTACCGTATCCGCCTCATTTTGAAACCGTAAACCGACAATTCCCCGCTGGGAAACAATTTTGGGTGTCCCTTCCAAAGTCATGCCAATAAACGCAATTTTTACCCCATCAAACGTATAAATTTTGTAGGGCGGCAGGATGGTTTTGCCGGTTTTTTCATTGATCACATTGGCGGCTAAATATTGAAATTTTGCCCCCCCAAACCGCTGGTTATCCCGACAGCCATCCTGGGGATGACAGCCCCCCTTTTGCAACCGTAATAGTTCCGCCGCCCCCTGGTCAAATTCATGGTTGCCCACCGCATTAACATCAAGTTTCATGGCATCTAATGCTTCAATGGTGGGTTCATCGTGAAATAGGGCTGAGAGTAAGGGCGTTGCCCCGATGGAATCCCCCGCTGATACCAACAATGTGCGGGGATTTTTTCGCCGCAGTTGATTGATATGGGTCGCTAAATATTCCGCACCCCCCGCCGGAATGCGCTGACCATCCGGTAAAGTAAAGGTTAAATTGGCGGGTTCTAAATTGCCATGCAAATCATTCAAAGCAATCAATTGCACCGCCACCGTATTCCCTTGGGCGGCAAGGATGGGCATAAATGCCAGGGTCAACACCAGGGAAAAAAATCCCACCAGGAGTATTTTATAAATGCGATTCATAGCCTGTTTTTCCCCTTGGTTCGCTGTTCATCTGCGCCCCTATTTTACCCCAGATATTCTGAGAATTTCTACAAATTCAAGCCGGTTTTAGCCGCTATATCCAGGGCAATTTCTGGCGGTACGGGCAAAACCGATAAACGATTCCCCGGTCGAATCACCAGCAATTCAGCGGGTTCATAATGCTGGCGCAACTCCCCCAGCGTCAGCGGTGAAGTACAGGTTTGTAAATAAGTTACTACTACTGTCCAC encodes the following:
- a CDS encoding bifunctional metallophosphatase/5'-nucleotidase; this encodes MNRIYKILLVGFFSLVLTLAFMPILAAQGNTVAVQLIALNDLHGNLEPANLTFTLPDGQRIPAGGAEYLATHINQLRRKNPRTLLVSAGDSIGATPLLSALFHDEPTIEALDAMKLDVNAVGNHEFDQGAAELLRLQKGGCHPQDGCRDNQRFGGAKFQYLAANVINEKTGKTILPPYKIYTFDGVKIAFIGMTLEGTPKIVSQRGIVGLRFQNEADTVNALVPELQKQGIKAIVVLVHEGGLPTGGFNECPSISGAIVEIVKRTHPEVDLFITGHTHQAYNCVVEGRAVTSAASFGRLVTDINLTLDRRTKDVRTIQANNLIVTQDVPKNNALTRLIDQYKALADPLANRVIGQITADFLRTASPSGEMPLGNLIADAQLSATRAPDQGGAVVALMNPGGIRAELTYVPPGNVTYGQAFAVQPFGNNLVTMTLTGAQIKALLEQQFDNPVAGQNRILQVSQGFGYRWSVAAPLGNRVQNITLNGQAIIPSQTYRVTVNSFLADGGDNFTVLRQGQDRLGGVTDVVAWETYFRTQSPLSPPALGRIQN